The following proteins are co-located in the Paenibacillus sp. JNUCC32 genome:
- a CDS encoding DUF418 domain-containing protein, which yields MATNSQPRIQLIDSLRGFALLGIFLVNITFFTTSLQTISFGVELWSGWYNEVLMMLRGIVIDGKFILIFSFLFGYGMVLLRESSQAKGRSFNRIYARRLTALLLIGLIHGILIWYGDVLTHYALMGFLLMLFQRCKPKTLLIWSVSLLLLVPVLLTGASLLNPASGQVFEPFSPTDAQQMGIYFQERDAAIYGEGSMAQIMAQRLNDYISSIFNMVIFYPQILGMFLMGAYFCKRRILHEVPKHRQGIIRLTLLGGIAGLALQLVMTQADGLPSWVEAAALFVGAPLLALAYIGVFALLYQNNSWKQVLHGFSYPGKMAFTNYLLQSILCGLIFYSYGLGWYGTIEPVWQMLMAVIIFIVQAACSKVWFKRLPIGPFEYVWRLFTYWGNPVKQRERVHARS from the coding sequence ATGGCAACGAATTCACAGCCCAGAATACAGCTCATCGATAGCTTGAGGGGATTTGCACTATTAGGCATCTTTTTGGTGAACATTACGTTTTTTACGACATCGCTGCAAACCATTTCGTTCGGGGTCGAATTATGGTCGGGCTGGTACAATGAAGTCCTGATGATGCTGCGCGGGATTGTCATTGACGGCAAATTCATTTTGATTTTTTCCTTCCTGTTCGGCTACGGCATGGTGCTGTTACGGGAAAGCAGTCAGGCCAAAGGCCGCAGTTTTAACCGCATCTATGCCCGAAGATTAACGGCTCTGCTTCTGATCGGCCTGATCCACGGAATCTTGATATGGTACGGGGACGTTCTAACGCACTACGCGCTTATGGGATTCCTCCTGATGCTGTTTCAGCGCTGCAAGCCGAAAACGCTGCTGATCTGGTCGGTATCCCTGCTGCTGCTCGTTCCCGTTCTGCTAACGGGGGCAAGCCTGCTGAACCCGGCATCCGGCCAGGTATTCGAGCCGTTTAGCCCGACGGATGCACAACAGATGGGGATCTATTTCCAGGAGCGGGATGCCGCTATTTACGGGGAAGGGTCGATGGCCCAGATCATGGCTCAGCGGCTGAACGATTATATCAGCTCGATATTCAACATGGTGATTTTTTACCCGCAAATTTTAGGCATGTTCCTGATGGGCGCCTACTTCTGCAAGCGCCGGATATTGCACGAGGTCCCGAAGCACCGGCAGGGGATCATCCGACTGACCCTTCTGGGCGGAATCGCGGGTCTTGCGCTTCAGCTCGTGATGACGCAAGCGGATGGACTTCCGTCCTGGGTCGAGGCCGCAGCCTTGTTCGTGGGGGCACCGCTCTTGGCGCTGGCCTACATCGGAGTGTTTGCACTTTTATACCAGAATAATTCCTGGAAACAGGTGCTTCATGGGTTTTCCTATCCCGGCAAAATGGCCTTCACCAACTATTTGCTTCAATCGATCCTGTGCGGATTGATTTTTTACAGCTACGGTCTGGGGTGGTACGGAACCATCGAGCCGGTCTGGCAGATGCTGATGGCCGTGATTATTTTTATTGTGCAAGCAGCCTGCAGCAAAGTCTGGTTCAAACGGCTCCCGATCGGCCCGTTCGAATATGTTTGGCGCCTGTTTACGTATTGGGGAAATCCCGTGAAACAAAGAGAAAGGGTGCATGCTCGTTCCTGA
- a CDS encoding sensor histidine kinase has product MTKQRSIKNTFARHFVSILLCSLLATLVTWGLLVMLLGYLFNHDIALPANHYEAQIPVITEYAQSRGDSIMSTEGQAELEKVIPSQGMSYLVVSLTGKPLYGDLHIHESLSRQKILARLNQTRSGMNEIVVYKPVVSRDGNLIGALLVGYSLKVTAANPALNPLVTFGFLAFFLTPFLYIVLFTLVFGRRFSRKISAPLQQLLQGAEMIKERNLGFSMSGASSITEINRLTKAFEDMRQELEHSIEREWRMEQERSTMFAALAHDLRTPLTIVQGHVEGLEQMNGEPDEGKRLQYLQVIKRNTTRASKLLQDMNTMAEIEKVSFRLQPLPVDIEELADEKTGEYAALCRGKNIAFQSKVYDNRTAKTPIMLDPYRIIQVLDNLVSNSLRYTPEAGRILWHIEITEQQVVMAVTDNGTGFGQQRHLQQVFKPFYQGQVHSSRQKGHSGLGLYIAKLLVQHHGGHIVAENNPIRGATVRFTLPIQGT; this is encoded by the coding sequence ATGACGAAACAGCGTTCCATCAAAAATACGTTCGCCCGCCATTTCGTCTCGATTCTGCTCTGCAGTTTGCTGGCTACGCTTGTGACCTGGGGACTGCTCGTGATGCTGTTGGGTTACTTGTTCAACCATGACATCGCGCTCCCGGCAAATCATTACGAGGCGCAAATCCCCGTGATTACGGAATACGCCCAGAGCCGGGGCGACTCCATCATGAGCACGGAGGGGCAAGCCGAGCTGGAAAAGGTGATTCCCTCACAGGGCATGTCCTACCTGGTCGTGTCCCTTACCGGCAAACCCTTGTACGGGGATCTTCATATCCATGAATCGCTTAGCCGGCAGAAGATCCTGGCGCGATTAAACCAGACGCGCAGCGGCATGAATGAAATCGTAGTATACAAGCCGGTTGTCTCCCGAGACGGCAATCTGATCGGGGCTCTGTTGGTTGGATACAGCCTGAAGGTAACGGCGGCCAATCCTGCGCTGAATCCCTTGGTGACCTTTGGGTTCCTTGCGTTCTTCCTGACGCCATTTTTGTATATCGTTTTGTTCACCTTGGTATTCGGCAGGCGGTTCAGCCGAAAAATCAGCGCTCCGCTGCAGCAGCTTCTGCAAGGAGCCGAAATGATTAAAGAGCGTAATTTAGGCTTTAGCATGTCCGGGGCTTCGTCCATTACGGAGATAAACCGGCTAACGAAGGCTTTTGAAGACATGCGTCAGGAGCTGGAGCATTCCATCGAGCGGGAGTGGAGAATGGAGCAAGAACGAAGCACCATGTTTGCGGCGCTCGCTCACGACCTTCGGACGCCGCTAACGATTGTTCAAGGCCATGTCGAGGGGCTGGAGCAGATGAACGGGGAGCCTGATGAAGGCAAACGGCTGCAGTACCTGCAGGTCATCAAACGGAACACAACCCGCGCTTCGAAGCTTCTTCAAGACATGAACACCATGGCGGAGATCGAGAAGGTGTCTTTTCGGCTCCAGCCGCTTCCCGTGGATATCGAAGAATTGGCGGACGAAAAAACCGGGGAATATGCCGCTTTATGCAGAGGGAAGAACATCGCCTTCCAATCGAAGGTTTACGATAACCGAACGGCCAAGACTCCGATCATGCTCGATCCCTATCGCATCATCCAGGTTCTGGACAATCTCGTATCCAACAGCCTTCGCTACACCCCTGAAGCCGGGCGGATTCTATGGCACATCGAGATCACCGAGCAGCAGGTAGTGATGGCCGTCACGGATAACGGAACAGGCTTTGGGCAGCAGCGGCATCTGCAGCAGGTGTTTAAGCCTTTTTATCAGGGGCAGGTTCATTCTTCCAGGCAAAAAGGGCATTCCGGTCTGGGACTGTATATCGCCAAACTTCTCGTTCAGCACCATGGAGGACATATTGTTGCCGAGAACAACCCGATTCGCGGGGCAACGGTGCGGTTTACGCTGCCGATCCAGGGAACATGA
- a CDS encoding 3'-5' exoribonuclease YhaM family protein, translating into MKPINKLSIQDDFVGFYLLKELNMRQTNGTPPKDYFDIVLADASGQISAKYWDVTIQDKETFLPMQLVKIQGTVLSYRDQPQVKISRIRKATDADGVSLTDFVRAAPIRPVDLLHTIKLTMNEITEPQVRSIVQYCVSKVEEKLMHYPAAKTYHHAYYAGLAYHIVRMLEIGDFICKQRPFLNPDLIRAGIILHDIAKPEEMIAQMGIVTDYSNQGKLIGHIALASNWIVEAAIENGIALESEVVLGLQHLVLSHHNLGEWGSPVQPQTAEAVALHHIDLLDAKMQMVEDALDTTIETEPWTPMIRGLDNKAIYRLKV; encoded by the coding sequence ATGAAACCTATTAATAAACTCAGCATACAAGATGATTTTGTCGGTTTTTATTTGTTAAAAGAATTGAATATGAGACAGACCAACGGCACGCCGCCGAAAGACTATTTCGATATTGTTCTCGCGGATGCCAGCGGTCAAATATCGGCCAAGTACTGGGATGTGACCATACAGGATAAAGAAACGTTCCTGCCGATGCAATTGGTCAAAATCCAGGGGACCGTACTGAGCTACAGGGACCAGCCTCAAGTCAAGATCAGCCGTATCCGCAAGGCCACCGATGCGGATGGCGTCTCGTTAACGGATTTTGTGAGGGCTGCGCCCATTCGCCCCGTGGATCTGTTACATACGATCAAACTTACGATGAACGAGATTACGGAGCCGCAGGTGCGAAGCATCGTACAGTATTGCGTGTCGAAGGTGGAAGAGAAGCTGATGCATTATCCGGCTGCCAAAACCTATCATCATGCCTATTACGCCGGGCTGGCTTACCATATCGTCCGCATGCTGGAGATTGGCGATTTCATCTGCAAGCAGCGGCCGTTTCTGAATCCGGATTTGATCAGGGCGGGCATTATCCTGCATGATATCGCGAAGCCGGAAGAGATGATCGCGCAGATGGGCATCGTAACGGATTACAGCAACCAGGGCAAGCTGATAGGGCATATCGCCCTGGCGTCCAACTGGATCGTGGAGGCGGCGATCGAGAACGGCATCGCGCTTGAATCCGAAGTGGTTCTGGGCTTGCAGCATCTGGTGCTTTCCCATCATAACCTCGGAGAGTGGGGCAGCCCGGTTCAGCCGCAAACGGCCGAGGCCGTCGCGCTGCATCATATCGATCTGCTGGATGCCAAGATGCAGATGGTAGAGGACGCCCTGGATACGACGATTGAAACGGAGCCGTGGACACCAATGATCCGCGGCCTGGATAATAAAGCGATTTATCGGTTGAAGGTATGA
- a CDS encoding response regulator transcription factor has protein sequence MDMANETILLVDDEEEIISFIQDSLELEGYRVLTAGSGQEALIQSKQHPSLIILDVMMPEMDGIEVCKQLRETTLCPIVFLSACQSEMDRIKGLAAGGDDYLLKPFSLAELKARIHAHLRREQRIHTQKEQGILRFQALTIDCRGHAVSCNGHDLTLTNKEFQIVELLAMHQGQVFSREQIYEKLWGLDADGDDSTITEHIKKIRAKLAAHAQNRSFIQTVWGIGYKWDPQ, from the coding sequence ATGGATATGGCAAACGAAACGATCCTATTGGTGGATGATGAAGAAGAAATCATCTCTTTTATACAAGATTCATTGGAGCTTGAAGGCTACCGCGTACTCACGGCCGGAAGCGGACAGGAGGCGTTAATCCAGAGCAAGCAGCATCCGTCCCTGATCATACTCGATGTGATGATGCCCGAGATGGACGGCATTGAGGTCTGCAAGCAGCTAAGGGAAACGACGTTGTGCCCCATTGTGTTCCTGAGCGCCTGCCAGAGTGAAATGGACCGAATTAAAGGTCTAGCGGCAGGCGGGGATGATTATCTGCTCAAGCCCTTCAGCCTCGCGGAATTAAAAGCCCGAATCCATGCCCATCTGCGGCGGGAACAGCGAATCCACACGCAAAAAGAACAGGGCATCCTGCGGTTCCAAGCCCTGACGATCGATTGCAGGGGGCATGCCGTTAGCTGCAACGGGCACGACCTCACGCTAACAAATAAGGAATTTCAGATCGTAGAACTGCTGGCGATGCATCAGGGACAGGTCTTTTCCAGGGAGCAGATTTACGAGAAGTTATGGGGATTGGACGCCGATGGGGACGACTCTACCATCACCGAGCATATCAAGAAAATCCGGGCCAAGCTGGCCGCCCACGCACAGAACCGCAGCTTTATTCAAACCGTCTGGGGCATCGGCTACAAGTGGGATCCCCAATGA